In the Bordetella genomosp. 10 genome, one interval contains:
- a CDS encoding ABC transporter substrate-binding protein, which yields MKYDPARRALMQAMMAATVTAGLPAFAYAAEAASADAGAPQYGGVLTGIINPEPPNLNIAIQQVANSQMVGGKIFESLLTYSFDLKPLPSLAKSWDVSDDQLTYTFHLQPNAQWHDGKPFTADDVIFSYKKVLANTPRTRTLMGYVKDITAPDAHTVVFTLKERYSAFLYAFDIGGGVILPKHLYDVDTPIAQNPNNNAPIGTGPFKFKRWERGSFIELVKNEHYWKSGRPYLDGIIYRVIPDSASRRLALEQRTVQQAWLQDIEPFDIPRVSKLPHLNAVQKGYEYWSTLHWIELNNSRKPMDDKRFRQAVMYAIDRDFIAKRIMFGLGTVATGPLHHNTRFYDGNVKKYPFDPKKAIALLDEMGLKPDANGVRVKLGFIPIPYGEMMRRVAEYIKQCLGKVGIAIEIENVDVGGWTTRMGNWDFDMAYDGVFQYGDPAIGVSRTYVSSNIKKGLPFTNTSQYRNPKVDELFDKAATATSDAERQKLYSEVQQILVEDVPVAWIDDTNYITFLDKRVHNAITTGLGAIDSYADAWMEPAK from the coding sequence TTGAAGTACGATCCCGCCCGCCGCGCCCTCATGCAGGCAATGATGGCCGCCACGGTCACCGCCGGCCTGCCCGCCTTCGCCTACGCCGCCGAAGCCGCCAGCGCCGATGCCGGCGCGCCCCAATACGGCGGCGTGCTGACGGGCATCATCAACCCCGAGCCGCCCAACCTGAACATCGCGATCCAGCAGGTCGCCAATTCCCAAATGGTGGGCGGCAAGATCTTCGAAAGCCTGCTGACCTATTCCTTCGATCTCAAACCGCTGCCCAGCCTGGCGAAATCCTGGGACGTGTCGGACGACCAGCTCACCTATACCTTCCACCTGCAGCCCAACGCGCAGTGGCATGACGGCAAGCCCTTCACGGCCGACGACGTGATCTTCTCGTACAAGAAGGTGCTGGCGAACACGCCGCGCACCCGCACCCTGATGGGATACGTGAAGGACATCACCGCGCCCGACGCCCATACGGTGGTCTTCACGCTGAAGGAACGCTACTCCGCTTTCCTCTACGCCTTCGACATCGGCGGCGGCGTCATCCTGCCCAAGCACCTGTACGACGTCGACACCCCGATCGCCCAGAACCCGAACAACAACGCGCCCATCGGCACCGGCCCCTTCAAGTTCAAGCGTTGGGAACGCGGGTCCTTCATCGAGCTGGTCAAGAACGAGCACTACTGGAAAAGTGGCCGCCCCTACCTGGACGGCATCATCTACCGCGTGATTCCCGATTCCGCGTCGCGCCGCCTGGCCCTGGAACAGCGCACGGTGCAGCAGGCCTGGCTCCAGGACATCGAACCCTTCGACATCCCGCGCGTGAGCAAGCTGCCGCACCTGAACGCGGTGCAGAAGGGCTACGAATACTGGTCCACGCTGCACTGGATCGAGCTGAACAACTCGCGCAAGCCGATGGACGACAAGCGCTTCCGCCAGGCGGTCATGTACGCCATCGACCGCGACTTCATCGCCAAGCGCATCATGTTCGGCCTGGGCACCGTGGCCACCGGCCCGCTGCATCACAACACCCGCTTCTACGACGGCAACGTCAAGAAGTATCCCTTCGATCCCAAGAAGGCCATCGCGCTGCTCGACGAAATGGGATTGAAGCCGGACGCCAACGGCGTGCGCGTGAAGCTGGGCTTCATTCCCATCCCCTACGGCGAGATGATGCGGCGCGTGGCCGAGTACATCAAGCAATGCCTGGGCAAGGTCGGCATCGCCATCGAAATCGAGAACGTCGACGTGGGCGGCTGGACGACGCGCATGGGCAACTGGGACTTCGACATGGCCTACGACGGCGTGTTCCAGTACGGCGATCCGGCCATCGGCGTATCGCGGACCTACGTCAGCTCGAACATCAAGAAGGGACTGCCGTTCACCAACACCTCGCAGTACCGCAATCCCAAGGTGGACGAACTGTTCGACAAGGCCGCGACGGCGACCTCCGACGCCGAGCGCCAGAAGCTGTACTCGGAAGTGCAGCAGATCCTGGTCGAGGACGTGCCGGTGGCGTGGATTGACGATACGAACTACATCACCTTCCTGGACAAGCGCGTGCACAACGCCATCACCACCGGCCTGGGCGCGATCGACTCCTACGCCGACGCGTGGATGGAGCCGGCCAAATAG
- a CDS encoding amidase, whose product MRDVEYQSLDGLGLADLLARKEVTSEELMACAIGLAKTRGAALNALCYERYEESLAVARDWTPRGAFGGIPFLLKDSGVAHVRFPSSLGSRLLNDTTYARNATLPERFEAAGLIPFARTTVPEFCMAPTTEAARNGGPTLNPWDPTRSSGGSSGGAAAAVACGVVPVAHGSDGGGSIRIPAAACGVYGLKTSRGRVPMGPFRGEGWGSLATDGVLSRTVRDSAAALDAIGGYETGAPYAAPLAPDSYLDAIKRAPGRLRIAVWRQAWNDIPVAPECVAAVDRVAALLRAAGHEVVDSAPPEIDYDALVLAHANVLASNIVVSVDTRLGLTGKALADDDLEPAMRNGYEYGKTITGAQYIGCINRFHAVGRALEAYMQDYDIILTPSLTQLPPKLGYLTMQEGTFMELRRKVGRYGTFSAIFNATGQPAASLPGAWTEAGLPVGVQLVGRFGREDLVLQLSAQLEQVQPWAHRIAQPG is encoded by the coding sequence ATGCGTGATGTGGAATACCAGTCCCTGGACGGACTGGGGCTGGCCGACCTGCTGGCGCGCAAGGAAGTCACTTCCGAGGAGTTGATGGCCTGCGCCATCGGCCTGGCGAAGACGCGGGGCGCGGCGCTGAACGCGCTGTGCTACGAGCGGTACGAGGAATCGCTGGCGGTCGCGCGCGACTGGACGCCGCGCGGCGCGTTCGGCGGCATTCCCTTCCTGCTCAAGGACTCGGGCGTGGCGCACGTGCGGTTCCCGTCCAGCCTGGGCTCGCGCCTGCTCAACGACACGACCTATGCGCGCAACGCCACGCTGCCGGAACGCTTCGAAGCCGCCGGCCTGATTCCGTTCGCCCGCACCACGGTGCCCGAGTTCTGCATGGCGCCGACCACGGAAGCCGCCCGCAATGGCGGTCCCACGCTCAATCCCTGGGACCCGACCCGGTCGTCCGGCGGCTCCAGCGGCGGCGCGGCGGCCGCGGTGGCCTGCGGCGTCGTGCCGGTGGCGCACGGCAGCGACGGCGGCGGTTCGATCCGCATTCCCGCCGCGGCCTGCGGGGTCTATGGACTGAAGACCTCGCGCGGCCGCGTGCCGATGGGGCCGTTCCGCGGCGAGGGCTGGGGCAGCCTGGCGACCGACGGCGTGCTCTCGCGCACCGTGCGCGATTCCGCCGCCGCGCTGGACGCCATCGGCGGCTACGAAACCGGCGCGCCGTATGCCGCGCCGCTCGCGCCGGATTCCTATCTGGACGCGATCAAGCGGGCGCCCGGGCGCTTGCGCATCGCCGTCTGGCGCCAGGCCTGGAACGACATTCCCGTGGCGCCGGAATGCGTGGCCGCGGTCGACCGCGTGGCGGCCTTGCTGCGCGCCGCCGGCCACGAGGTGGTCGACAGCGCGCCGCCGGAAATCGATTACGACGCGCTGGTGCTGGCGCATGCCAACGTGCTGGCCTCCAACATCGTGGTCAGCGTCGATACGCGCCTGGGCCTCACGGGCAAGGCGCTGGCCGACGACGACCTGGAGCCGGCCATGCGCAACGGCTACGAGTACGGCAAGACCATAACGGGGGCGCAGTACATCGGCTGCATCAACCGTTTCCACGCCGTGGGCCGCGCGCTGGAGGCCTATATGCAGGATTACGACATCATTCTCACGCCGTCGCTGACGCAGTTGCCGCCCAAGCTGGGTTATCTCACCATGCAGGAAGGCACGTTCATGGAGCTGCGCCGCAAGGTGGGCCGCTACGGCACGTTCTCGGCCATCTTCAACGCCACGGGGCAGCCCGCGGCGAGCCTGCCGGGCGCATGGACCGAGGCCGGCCTGCCGGTGGGCGTGCAACTGGTGGGCCGCTTCGGCCGCGAGGACCTGGTGCTTCAATTGTCGGCGCAATTGGAGCAGGTGCAGCCCTGGGCGCATCGCATCGCTCAGCCGGGTTGA
- a CDS encoding IclR family transcriptional regulator, producing the protein MATSETRFNQSLAKGFGILEAFSGHPGPLSLNELMELSGLDRSSTQRMLHTLVALGYLERGNNQRGYVLGKKILDRTFDFLRGHPLLERATPIIEQLQQETGERVDLSLFDDLTLVYALRRQTKRQTFFATLVGRRMPTFSSSGGRAMMSQLGDEEVDDILARSTLKPLTPKTIVDPDVIRARVRQAREEGYALSLEESMVGEIVLASAVVDHEGRPIAAIHVSGLLAEWTPEPFVQRFSSLAVAAARSLSGRPSRV; encoded by the coding sequence ATGGCCACCTCGGAAACCCGGTTCAATCAATCCCTGGCGAAGGGATTCGGCATTCTCGAAGCGTTCTCCGGCCACCCCGGCCCGCTCAGCCTGAACGAACTGATGGAGCTGTCCGGCCTGGACCGCAGCTCCACCCAGCGCATGCTGCATACGCTGGTGGCGCTGGGCTATCTGGAGCGCGGCAACAACCAGCGCGGCTACGTGCTGGGCAAGAAAATCCTCGACCGCACCTTCGATTTCCTGCGCGGCCATCCCCTGCTGGAGCGCGCCACGCCCATCATCGAACAGCTCCAGCAGGAGACCGGCGAACGCGTGGACCTGAGCCTGTTCGACGACCTGACCCTGGTCTACGCGCTGCGGCGCCAGACCAAGCGGCAGACCTTCTTCGCCACCCTGGTGGGCCGCCGCATGCCCACGTTCAGTTCCTCCGGCGGACGCGCCATGATGTCGCAGCTCGGCGACGAGGAAGTCGACGACATCCTGGCGCGCAGCACGCTCAAGCCCCTGACGCCCAAGACCATCGTCGATCCCGACGTCATCCGCGCGCGCGTGCGGCAGGCGCGCGAGGAAGGCTACGCGCTGAGCCTGGAGGAAAGCATGGTGGGAGAGATCGTGCTGGCCAGCGCGGTGGTCGACCACGAAGGGCGACCCATCGCCGCCATCCACGTCTCCGGCCTGCTGGCCGAGTGGACGCCGGAACCCTTCGTGCAGCGCTTCAGTTCGCTGGCCGTGGCCGCGGCGCGCTCGCTCAGCGGCCGGCCCAGCCGGGTGTGA
- a CDS encoding ABC transporter permease has product MKKLAPFLGGRLLKGVLVLLVIALFNFFLVRAAPGDPAVILAGQSGAVDAESLAKLRHDFGLDQPLSVQLTTYLKDVATFNLGYSVRQQASVGSLIREHLPATLLLTLTAFAFALALGISLGAQAAARVGRWGDTLITTFSMLAYATPLFWVGLMLVLLFSVRLEWLPAFGYDTVGANLTGLAHALDVARHLILPAVTLGLFHMAVYARLTRASILEVNQLDFVKTARAKGLKERTVMRRHVLRNALLPVITYAGIQAGGLIGGSLLVETVFAWPGIGRLAFDALIQRDYSVLLGVFFVASVIVVVINIATDILYTVADPRIELK; this is encoded by the coding sequence ATGAAGAAACTCGCTCCCTTCCTGGGAGGCCGGCTGCTGAAGGGCGTGCTGGTCCTCCTGGTGATCGCGCTATTCAATTTTTTCCTGGTGCGCGCCGCGCCCGGCGATCCCGCGGTCATCCTGGCCGGGCAGTCGGGCGCGGTGGACGCGGAATCGCTGGCGAAGCTGCGTCACGACTTCGGCCTGGACCAACCCCTGTCGGTCCAGTTGACCACGTACCTCAAGGACGTGGCCACCTTCAATCTCGGCTACTCCGTCCGGCAGCAGGCGTCGGTGGGCAGCCTGATCCGCGAGCATCTTCCCGCGACGCTGCTGCTGACGCTGACGGCCTTCGCCTTCGCGCTGGCGCTGGGCATCAGCCTGGGCGCGCAGGCGGCCGCGCGGGTGGGGCGCTGGGGCGACACGCTGATCACCACGTTTTCCATGCTGGCCTACGCGACGCCGCTGTTCTGGGTCGGCCTGATGCTGGTGCTGCTCTTTTCGGTGCGGCTCGAATGGCTGCCGGCCTTCGGCTACGACACCGTCGGCGCCAACCTGACCGGCCTGGCCCACGCGCTGGACGTGGCGCGGCACCTGATCCTGCCGGCCGTCACCCTGGGATTGTTCCACATGGCGGTATACGCGCGCCTGACCCGCGCCTCCATCCTGGAAGTGAATCAGCTCGACTTCGTCAAGACCGCGCGCGCCAAGGGGCTGAAGGAGCGCACGGTGATGCGGCGCCACGTCCTGCGCAATGCCTTGCTGCCGGTGATCACCTATGCGGGGATCCAGGCCGGCGGCCTGATCGGCGGCTCGCTGCTGGTCGAGACCGTGTTCGCCTGGCCCGGCATCGGGCGGCTCGCCTTCGACGCCCTGATCCAGCGCGACTACAGCGTGCTGCTGGGGGTGTTCTTCGTCGCCTCCGTGATCGTGGTGGTGATCAACATCGCCACCGACATTCTCTACACCGTCGCCGATCCCCGGATAGAACTCAAATGA
- a CDS encoding TetR/AcrR family transcriptional regulator, giving the protein MAQDTTKTGAPAAKLPRTKPAEVRLEELMAAAETLFLEKGVEATTISEIVDAARVAKGTFYHYFPSKHEMLIALGKRYTEQFMDSLQRAVDACPADDWRGRLRAWVHASVETYARTYRTHDIVYPNHHHLDRGNAEKNAILDQLLGIIESGRAAGAWNPAQPRVVALLIYSGVHGATDDVIGASPRALAAFARTVADACLHMLPAAR; this is encoded by the coding sequence ATGGCACAAGACACGACGAAGACAGGCGCCCCGGCAGCCAAGCTCCCCCGCACCAAACCGGCGGAGGTCCGCCTGGAAGAATTGATGGCCGCGGCCGAGACGCTGTTCCTGGAAAAAGGCGTGGAAGCGACGACGATCAGCGAGATCGTCGATGCGGCACGGGTCGCCAAGGGGACCTTCTACCACTACTTCCCTTCCAAGCACGAGATGCTGATCGCGCTGGGCAAGCGCTACACCGAACAGTTCATGGACAGCCTGCAACGCGCCGTGGACGCCTGTCCGGCGGACGATTGGCGCGGACGCCTGCGCGCCTGGGTGCACGCCAGCGTCGAGACCTATGCGCGCACCTACCGCACGCACGACATCGTCTATCCCAACCATCACCACCTGGATCGCGGCAACGCGGAAAAGAACGCCATCCTCGACCAGTTGCTGGGCATCATCGAAAGCGGCCGCGCGGCCGGCGCCTGGAACCCGGCGCAGCCCCGCGTCGTCGCGCTGCTGATCTACTCGGGCGTCCACGGGGCGACCGACGACGTCATCGGCGCCAGCCCGCGCGCCCTGGCGGCGTTCGCCCGCACCGTCGCGGACGCGTGCCTGCACATGCTGCCGGCGGCACGCTGA
- a CDS encoding ABC transporter permease, whose amino-acid sequence MKDFLHAFCRNKGGVAGLVVLLAVAALALTASWFFPDSPWDIANAPFQPPLSEGALLGTDTLGRDIATGIAYGARLTLMLAAVATAVSIVLGIAMGALAGFYGGRVDQAIVGVIELFQTIPSFFLAVVLVAILTPTTQTVVLAISVVSWPPLARLVRAEFMSLRNREFVQAAMLSGQSNARIILTQILPNSLSPVIVSGSLMVASAILLESALSFLGLGDPNAMTWGYIIGASRSVLRDAWWMSVFPGIAILLTVLSLNLIGEALNDALNPKLARRRTA is encoded by the coding sequence ATGAAAGACTTCCTGCACGCATTCTGCCGCAACAAGGGCGGGGTGGCCGGCCTGGTCGTGCTGCTCGCCGTGGCCGCGCTGGCGCTGACGGCCAGTTGGTTCTTCCCCGACAGTCCCTGGGACATCGCCAACGCGCCGTTCCAGCCGCCGCTGTCCGAGGGCGCGCTGCTGGGCACCGATACGCTGGGCCGCGATATCGCCACGGGCATCGCCTATGGCGCGCGCCTCACCCTGATGCTGGCGGCCGTGGCGACGGCGGTGTCCATCGTGCTGGGCATCGCGATGGGCGCGCTGGCCGGCTTCTACGGCGGCCGCGTGGACCAGGCGATCGTCGGCGTCATCGAACTCTTCCAGACCATACCCAGCTTCTTCCTGGCGGTGGTGCTGGTGGCCATCCTCACGCCGACCACGCAGACCGTGGTGCTGGCGATATCCGTGGTCTCGTGGCCACCGCTGGCGCGCCTGGTGCGCGCGGAATTCATGAGCCTGCGCAACCGGGAATTCGTGCAGGCCGCCATGCTGTCGGGGCAGTCCAACGCGCGCATCATCCTCACGCAGATCCTGCCCAACAGCCTTTCGCCGGTCATCGTCTCCGGCTCGCTGATGGTGGCCAGCGCCATCCTGCTGGAGTCCGCCTTGAGCTTCCTGGGCCTGGGCGATCCCAACGCCATGACCTGGGGCTACATCATCGGCGCCTCGCGCAGCGTGCTGCGCGACGCCTGGTGGATGAGCGTGTTCCCGGGCATCGCCATCCTGCTCACGGTGCTGTCGCTGAACCTGATCGGCGAGGCCTTGAACGACGCCCTCAATCCCAAGCTGGCCCGGCGGAGGACCGCATGA
- a CDS encoding MFS transporter: MPISRRRAALCAAYLGTFLATLDISIVNVALPTMQSALRTDIAGLQWVVNAYAICLSAFMLSAGPAADRHGHKRTWLAGVALFGLGSALCGCAPTLAWLLAGRAVQGVAAAAMIAGALPILTHAYPEPGARAHVIGGWSAFAALALILGPLLGGLLLHGLGWQGIFLINLPLAALALALGVHGIPERRYPEHAARDPLGQASSIVSLGALAYGLIEAGKHGFSHPAILPCLALAAAGFALFAVVETRASKPLLPLALFRQRPFVMANLASLILGFSYYSCLFFFSIYLQEIQRWSATEAGWRMMPQFLATACVSMLFGRLSARIRVRRLMLLGYGLIGVAMSLLGFCGAGTPYRVVGLLFGLLGVGAGLAVPATGIVIMGMAPPGLAGSASATMNALRQAGMTLGIALLGALMTSRALRVYEQGALALGLGDARELARQAISAGVFDRAAPALAGLHARALGSGFQAAMWSAGLACAVALGLLAAGGAAREEKGEGEGREAGQEIGQGFGQEIGQEIGQAGRKKSRPMDGRPTTQL, from the coding sequence ATGCCGATTTCCCGCCGCCGCGCGGCCCTGTGCGCCGCCTATCTGGGCACTTTCCTGGCGACGCTGGACATCAGCATCGTCAACGTCGCCTTGCCGACGATGCAATCGGCGCTGCGCACGGACATCGCGGGCCTGCAATGGGTGGTCAACGCCTACGCGATCTGCCTGTCGGCCTTCATGTTGTCGGCCGGCCCGGCGGCGGACCGGCACGGGCACAAGCGGACCTGGCTGGCGGGCGTGGCGCTGTTCGGCCTGGGATCGGCGCTATGCGGCTGCGCGCCGACGCTGGCCTGGCTGCTGGCGGGCAGGGCCGTGCAGGGCGTCGCCGCGGCCGCCATGATCGCGGGCGCCTTGCCCATCCTGACACACGCCTATCCCGAACCCGGCGCGCGCGCCCACGTTATCGGCGGCTGGTCGGCCTTCGCCGCGCTGGCGCTCATCCTCGGCCCCTTGCTGGGCGGCCTGCTGCTGCATGGCCTGGGCTGGCAAGGCATCTTCCTGATCAACCTGCCGCTGGCCGCGCTCGCCCTGGCGCTGGGCGTCCATGGCATCCCGGAGCGGCGCTACCCGGAGCACGCCGCGCGCGATCCGCTGGGGCAGGCGTCGAGCATCGTCTCCCTGGGCGCGCTGGCCTATGGATTGATCGAGGCGGGAAAGCATGGCTTCTCCCATCCCGCGATACTGCCGTGCCTCGCGCTGGCGGCCGCAGGCTTCGCGCTGTTCGCGGTGGTGGAGACGCGCGCGTCCAAGCCCCTGCTGCCGTTGGCCTTGTTTCGCCAACGGCCTTTCGTGATGGCGAATCTCGCCTCCCTGATCCTCGGCTTCTCCTACTACAGTTGCCTGTTCTTCTTTTCGATCTACCTGCAGGAAATCCAGCGCTGGTCGGCCACCGAGGCGGGGTGGCGCATGATGCCGCAGTTCCTCGCCACGGCCTGCGTGTCGATGCTGTTCGGCCGCCTGAGCGCGCGGATTCGCGTGCGGCGCCTGATGCTGCTGGGCTATGGCCTCATCGGCGTCGCCATGTCGCTGCTGGGGTTCTGCGGGGCCGGCACGCCGTACCGTGTCGTCGGCCTCCTTTTCGGGCTGCTGGGCGTGGGCGCGGGCCTGGCGGTGCCGGCCACCGGCATCGTCATCATGGGCATGGCGCCGCCCGGGCTGGCGGGTTCGGCGTCGGCGACGATGAACGCCTTGCGCCAGGCCGGCATGACCCTGGGCATCGCGCTGCTGGGCGCGCTGATGACCAGCCGGGCGCTGCGCGTCTACGAGCAGGGCGCGCTGGCCCTGGGGCTGGGAGACGCGCGCGAACTGGCGCGCCAGGCGATCTCGGCCGGCGTCTTCGACCGCGCCGCGCCGGCGCTGGCCGGCCTGCACGCCAGGGCCCTGGGCAGCGGCTTCCAGGCGGCCATGTGGTCGGCGGGCCTGGCCTGCGCGGTCGCCCTGGGATTGCTGGCCGCCGGCGGGGCGGCGCGGGAAGAGAAAGGCGAGGGCGAGGGACGGGAAGCCGGGCAGGAAATCGGCCAAGGATTTGGCCAGGAGATCGGCCAGGAGATCGGCCAGGCGGGCCGAAAAAAAAGCCGGCCCATGGATGGCCGGCCGACGACGCAGCTCTGA
- a CDS encoding DUF2513 domain-containing protein — translation MQRDFDLVVTILGTFRDAAASTLTGQEVTQAVQELAEDTLPADVVEHHLEILADAGLAKKLTEGTTGQDAVWRITWKGYDALEQDEEDEEEEEDDDDLDYDEE, via the coding sequence ATGCAACGCGATTTCGATCTAGTAGTCACCATCCTCGGCACGTTCCGCGACGCCGCCGCGTCGACGCTCACCGGCCAGGAAGTCACCCAGGCCGTGCAGGAGCTGGCTGAAGACACCCTGCCGGCGGACGTGGTAGAGCATCACCTGGAAATCCTGGCCGACGCCGGCCTGGCCAAGAAGCTGACCGAAGGCACCACCGGCCAGGACGCCGTCTGGCGCATCACCTGGAAGGGCTATGACGCCCTCGAACAGGACGAGGAAGACGAAGAGGAAGAAGAGGACGACGACGACCTCGACTACGACGAAGAGTAA
- a CDS encoding ABC transporter ATP-binding protein has translation MTEALLEIRDLDVVTAHGGLRVVEGVSYALNRNEILCVVGESGSGKSVTAHAVMGLLPADQLRVARGSIRYRGRDLVGLGLNDWYALRGKSFGMVFQEPMTALNPIMRVGRQVDEVLERHTGMDAAARKQRVLELFNLALLPDPQAIYDAYPFQLSGGQRQRVVIAMALALEPDVLIADEPTTALDVTTQAQILALIKDIQRRMGIGVIFITHDFGVVADIADRIVVMRKGSVVESGSADDVLNRPRHPYTRQLIAAVPHKPEGKPEEGGRPPLVQVRGLRKLFTSGGRQVAALRDITLDIHQGETLGLVGESGSGKSTLGRTLVGLIKPDGGSVRMNGQELVGLDARAFRPFRRQIQMVFQDPYASLNPRHRIADAVAQGPIAFGTSRATALREARELLELVGLGGDAGSRYPHQFSGGQRQRIGIARALALKPRLLIADEAVSALDVSIQAQVLALLKSVSGQFDLSVLFITHDLRVAAEICDRIAVMRQGELVELDRAARIFYQPQHEYTRRLIDSIPGKSWEKPDLAATNDSTRSKEHA, from the coding sequence ATGACCGAAGCCTTGTTGGAGATCCGCGATCTCGACGTCGTCACCGCGCACGGCGGCCTGCGCGTCGTCGAGGGCGTGTCCTATGCCTTGAATCGCAACGAAATCCTGTGCGTGGTCGGCGAGTCCGGCTCGGGCAAGTCCGTGACCGCGCACGCCGTGATGGGCCTGCTGCCGGCCGACCAGTTGCGGGTGGCGCGGGGATCGATCCGCTACCGCGGCCGCGACCTGGTCGGCCTGGGCCTGAACGACTGGTACGCGTTGCGCGGCAAGTCCTTCGGCATGGTGTTCCAGGAGCCGATGACCGCGCTCAACCCCATCATGCGCGTCGGCCGCCAGGTCGACGAGGTGCTGGAGCGCCACACCGGCATGGACGCGGCGGCGCGCAAGCAGCGCGTGCTGGAGCTGTTCAATCTGGCCTTGCTGCCCGATCCGCAGGCCATCTACGACGCCTACCCCTTCCAGTTGTCGGGCGGCCAACGCCAGCGCGTGGTCATCGCCATGGCCCTGGCGCTGGAGCCGGACGTGCTGATCGCCGACGAACCCACCACCGCGCTGGACGTGACGACGCAGGCGCAGATCCTGGCGCTGATCAAGGATATCCAGCGTCGCATGGGCATCGGCGTGATCTTCATCACCCACGACTTCGGCGTGGTGGCGGATATCGCCGACCGCATCGTCGTGATGCGCAAGGGCAGCGTGGTGGAGTCGGGCAGCGCCGACGATGTCCTCAACCGGCCCCGGCATCCGTACACGCGCCAGTTGATCGCGGCCGTGCCGCACAAGCCCGAGGGCAAGCCGGAGGAGGGCGGCCGCCCACCGCTGGTCCAGGTGCGCGGGCTGCGCAAGCTGTTCACCAGCGGCGGCCGGCAAGTGGCCGCCTTGCGCGACATTACGCTGGATATCCACCAGGGCGAGACGCTGGGCCTGGTCGGCGAGTCGGGATCGGGCAAGTCCACCCTGGGCCGGACGCTGGTGGGGCTGATCAAGCCCGACGGCGGCAGCGTCCGGATGAACGGCCAGGAACTGGTGGGCCTGGACGCGCGCGCATTCCGGCCCTTCCGGCGCCAGATCCAGATGGTGTTCCAGGACCCCTATGCGTCGCTGAACCCGCGCCACCGCATCGCCGACGCCGTCGCGCAGGGGCCGATCGCCTTCGGCACCAGCCGCGCGACGGCCTTGCGCGAGGCACGCGAGCTGCTGGAGCTGGTGGGGCTGGGCGGCGACGCCGGCAGCCGCTACCCGCATCAATTCTCCGGCGGCCAGCGCCAGCGCATCGGCATCGCCCGCGCATTGGCGCTCAAGCCGCGCCTGCTGATCGCCGACGAGGCCGTATCGGCGCTGGACGTTTCCATCCAGGCGCAGGTGCTGGCGCTGCTGAAATCGGTGTCGGGCCAGTTCGACCTCTCCGTCCTGTTCATCACGCACGACCTGCGCGTCGCGGCGGAGATCTGCGACCGCATCGCCGTGATGCGCCAGGGCGAGCTGGTGGAGCTGGACCGCGCCGCGCGGATTTTCTATCAACCCCAACATGAATACACACGCCGGCTGATCGATTCCATTCCCGGAAAGTCCTGGGAAAAACCGGATCTGGCGGCGACGAACGACTCGACTAGGAGCAAAGAGCATGCGTGA